In Deltaproteobacteria bacterium, the following are encoded in one genomic region:
- a CDS encoding type II toxin-antitoxin system Phd/YefM family antitoxin, whose translation MIPKIVPVTEFRTKVLEAVRKAQNAGQEYVITAKGKPAAVLMNFEEWESLLETLEIKQDKKLMEAIQKGKKYFKKNRMKSKSHKEIDWN comes from the coding sequence ATGATACCAAAAATCGTTCCCGTCACAGAATTTCGCACAAAAGTCTTGGAAGCGGTCCGTAAGGCCCAGAATGCAGGCCAAGAGTACGTCATCACCGCCAAGGGAAAACCGGCGGCTGTCCTCATGAATTTTGAGGAATGGGAAAGCCTTTTGGAAACGCTTGAAATCAAGCAGGACAAAAAATTGATGGAGGCCATTCAAAAGGGAAAAAAATATTTTAAAAAAAACCGGATGAAGTCCAAATCCCACAAAGAGATCGATTGGAACTGA
- a CDS encoding type II toxin-antitoxin system RelE/ParE family toxin produces the protein MPYRILIPPHVEKQISRLHPLLKQKIRSALDDLSIDPLQGKSLKEDLQGLYSYRVTKYRIIYSIHHHVLEVHVIAMGPRKTIYKSIY, from the coding sequence ATGCCCTACAGAATCCTGATCCCTCCCCATGTGGAGAAGCAGATTTCCAGACTGCACCCGTTGCTCAAACAAAAAATTCGTTCTGCCCTAGATGATCTTTCCATAGATCCGCTACAGGGAAAGTCTTTAAAGGAGGATTTACAAGGACTCTATTCCTATCGTGTCACAAAATACCGCATTATCTACAGCATCCACCATCATGTTTTGGAAGTTCACGTTATTGCAATGGGTCCCAGAAAAACCATTTATAAATCCATATATTAG